Genomic window (Burkholderia pyrrocinia):
CGACGAGCGCATCGTCAACGTGACGTTCGCCGCCGCGCAGGCGCTGCTGCGCACCGACCGCGCGTCGCGCATCGCGGTGTTCCTGTCGGATACGTCGCACACGCCGGCCGCCGCCGCGACGCTGCGCGCCGCGCTGCCGACGCTCGACGTGAAGACCTGGGACCAGCTCGTGTCGCTCTATCACCAGGTCGTCGCGCTGTACAAGAACCAGTTCTCGGTATTCGGCGCGATTCTCAGCGTGACGATCCTGCTGTCGATGAGCAACTGGATCCTGATGAGCATCGTCGAGCGCCGCCGCGAGATCTCGACGCTGCGTGCACTCGGCGTGCCGGCCGCAACGGTGCGCGGCGTGCTGATCCAGGAAACCGCGCTGCTCGGCCTGCTCGGCGCGGCCGCCGGCATCGCGGTGGCGCTGCTGACGATGGTCGCGCTCAATCACGCGCAGATCCACCTGCCCGCGCCGCCGGGCCGCGTGAAGCCGATCCTGCTCGAATTCACGGTATCGCCGGCCGCCGTGGCCGCCGTCGAAGGCGCGTTCGTCGTGCTTGGCGTGGCAGCCGCGCTGCTCGCGACACTCGGACTCGCCAAACGCAACATCCTCGAAGGACTCGCCCCATGATCCGCATTCGCGTTACGTACGCCGCTTTCGCCGCGCTCGTCGCGTGCGCGCCGGCCGCCCATGCAGCCGACGCACCGCCGGCCCAGACCATGCTCGCCCGTGCCGACGCCTATCGCAGCA
Coding sequences:
- a CDS encoding ABC transporter permease encodes the protein MNWSTFAWRNLWRNRRRTVLTMAMIGVAAFASSLALGYVIATFDAVREGSIDSGVGHVQVLHHGYLDRIGERPLQYGLTADEQAAAARAVATLHGVATTARGIDFDGLVSNGDLSYGFVGEGIEPNREPPGFFDYHTVLSGRYLSPTHAGTEVVVGAELARKLGVHVGSVVQLMASTAHGGINATDAQIVGVMSTGNKDIDERIVNVTFAAAQALLRTDRASRIAVFLSDTSHTPAAAATLRAALPTLDVKTWDQLVSLYHQVVALYKNQFSVFGAILSVTILLSMSNWILMSIVERRREISTLRALGVPAATVRGVLIQETALLGLLGAAAGIAVALLTMVALNHAQIHLPAPPGRVKPILLEFTVSPAAVAAVEGAFVVLGVAAALLATLGLAKRNILEGLAP